In Deltaproteobacteria bacterium, a genomic segment contains:
- a CDS encoding CRTAC1 family protein → MAGTQRASFRSGGTAAALAVIGLAIAVAFATPAFAESPTPPQFTDVAEAAGIRFKHNFGADKLENVLMTTGSGAALCDFDNDGWLDAFLVNGTFFDADGKPRADKFTTHALYRNLKNGKFEDVTKAAGLAQPSYGQGVTCTDFDGDGFVDLFITNYGPNRLYRNRGNLAFEDVTDRAGVGGGDRWHAGAAFFDYDGDGDLDLYVSTYVKFKPAMSGVHASSLSQKTGFRFFPGPRDYQAEAHSLYRNNGNGTFADVTKEAGAAAEGGKGLNVVASDFDNDGDQDVFVANDASPNFLFRNDGGKFTEVGTEAGVAYDPDGVETAAMGVDVADVNGDGLQDLYVTNMIFEFNNLYQNKGRMSFEDTTRTLGLDQDNYRHVGWATRFEDFNHDGNLDCFVANGHVVDYVEGFSQSITYPQQRMLFLGNADGRFKNMIDECGEVMRRKRVGRGGAFADFDNDGDIDILMSNSGQHAELLRNDLPRNDRWLKIRLKGKAPNTDAIGAKVAIRLGDRTLNTEVRYTPAYLSSSDPTIHVGLKPGINEANVDVIWPSKQRSVHTARAATLTVIEESAEPKAEEKVRPAAQKAAGAPAPAAKVSQPPKPAKAQKAKPAKKVRKRK, encoded by the coding sequence ATGGCGGGGACACAGCGGGCGAGTTTCAGGTCAGGGGGCACTGCTGCCGCCCTCGCCGTGATAGGCCTCGCGATTGCCGTCGCGTTCGCCACGCCCGCCTTTGCCGAGTCCCCCACCCCACCGCAGTTCACCGACGTGGCCGAAGCCGCCGGCATTCGCTTCAAGCACAACTTCGGCGCCGACAAGCTGGAGAACGTGCTGATGACCACCGGCAGTGGCGCCGCGCTGTGCGACTTCGACAACGACGGCTGGCTCGATGCCTTCCTGGTCAACGGCACCTTTTTCGACGCCGACGGCAAGCCGCGCGCGGACAAGTTCACGACGCATGCGCTGTATCGCAACCTGAAGAACGGCAAGTTCGAAGACGTCACGAAAGCGGCCGGTCTCGCCCAGCCGTCGTACGGTCAGGGCGTCACCTGCACCGATTTCGACGGCGACGGCTTCGTCGATCTCTTCATTACGAATTACGGCCCCAATCGCTTGTACCGCAATCGCGGCAACCTCGCCTTCGAGGACGTGACCGACCGCGCCGGCGTTGGCGGCGGCGATCGCTGGCACGCCGGCGCAGCGTTCTTTGACTACGACGGCGACGGCGACCTCGACCTGTACGTGAGCACCTACGTCAAGTTCAAGCCCGCCATGAGCGGCGTCCACGCCTCCTCGTTGTCACAGAAAACCGGATTCCGTTTCTTCCCCGGTCCCCGCGACTACCAAGCGGAGGCCCACTCGCTCTACCGCAACAACGGCAACGGCACCTTTGCCGATGTGACCAAAGAAGCCGGCGCTGCGGCCGAGGGCGGCAAGGGCCTGAACGTGGTCGCCTCCGACTTCGACAACGACGGCGACCAGGATGTCTTTGTCGCCAACGACGCCTCGCCCAACTTCTTGTTCCGCAACGACGGCGGCAAGTTCACCGAGGTTGGTACGGAAGCGGGCGTCGCCTACGATCCCGACGGCGTCGAGACCGCCGCGATGGGCGTCGATGTTGCCGACGTGAACGGCGACGGCCTGCAAGACCTCTACGTCACCAACATGATCTTCGAGTTCAACAACCTCTATCAGAACAAGGGCCGCATGAGCTTCGAAGACACCACGCGCACGCTCGGTCTCGACCAGGACAATTACCGCCACGTGGGCTGGGCGACCCGCTTCGAGGACTTCAACCACGACGGCAACCTCGACTGCTTCGTCGCCAACGGCCACGTGGTCGATTACGTCGAAGGCTTCTCGCAGAGCATCACCTACCCGCAGCAGCGCATGCTCTTTCTTGGCAATGCTGACGGCCGCTTCAAGAACATGATCGACGAGTGCGGCGAGGTCATGCGCAGGAAGCGCGTCGGTCGCGGCGGCGCGTTTGCCGACTTCGACAACGACGGCGACATCGACATCCTCATGTCCAACTCCGGCCAACATGCCGAGCTGCTGCGCAACGACCTGCCGCGCAACGACCGCTGGCTGAAGATCCGGTTGAAGGGCAAGGCGCCGAATACCGACGCCATCGGTGCCAAAGTCGCCATCCGGCTGGGCGACCGCACGCTGAACACCGAGGTGCGCTACACCCCGGCCTACCTGAGCAGTAGCGACCCGACCATTCACGTCGGCCTTAAGCCCGGCATCAACGAGGCGAATGTCGACGTGATCTGGCCGTCAAAGCAGCGCTCGGTACACACTGCCCGCGCTGCCACCCTGACCGTGATCGAGGAGTCGGCGGAGCCAAAGGCCGAGGAGAAGGTCCGCCCGGCGGCGCAGAAGGCCGCCGGCGCGCCAGCCCCGGCAGCCAAGGTCTCGCAGCCGCCGAAACCGGCGAAGGCGCAGAAGGCTAAGCCGGCGAAGAAGGTACGCAAGCGGAAGTGA